Genomic DNA from Pelosinus sp. UFO1:
ACACGTAGTTATTATTTTCTGTCCATTTTTAGCATAATCTGTGATCCTAAGAGGCAACTCTACACCAGGGATACTAATTGCACCTGGAATACTCCCTGTCTTCTGTACTTCTTCAAGGGGACGTACTTCGATAATAACAAAACTATCTTCATTAGAATCTATTATTTTTTTTAATTCTGTGGCTGACAACTTGGGTACACTTTTACGAATTTCTCCCACTATCTCACCAAAAGATTTACTCAGCACATGAATTCCTTCGACTACAGGATAGCCTGCAATTTTCCAGGAGTTTAAGCCACCTGCAAGAATATATATATTTGTATAACCATATTTTTTCAATGTATGAGCAGCCAAGCTAGATCGGTAATTATCATTATCATATAAAATAACTTTCGTATTGCGTACAGGAATGAGTACGGGAATACGGGACTCCAGTAAACGACGTGGAACCTGGGTTGCCCCTAAAATTTGTCCTTGTTCATACTCATTTCTTTCCCTTACATCAATCAATGCATAAATTTCATCACTCTCTAATAATAATTTTAATTCTTCAGGTGATATGATTTTTAGCATATGTCTATTTTCCCCCTACTAAAAAAACGTAGCCAATTGGCAGGTCAAACCGACCTGCCAACTGTTTTGATAATGTTCTGTCTTAAAAATTTTCGGTTGAACGACCTTTCCATTTTGTAAGCCTACCTTCAATAAAAGATAGAGAATAGTTAAATGTCAGCCCTACAAAAGCAAGGGCTATAATGGCAGCAAACATATCTGGTATCTTAAATGTTTCTTGGGAATACAGAACCAAAAATCCAAGTCCAGATTCAGCACCAATCATTTCCGCAGCCACAAGAGCAAGTACTGAATAAGACCCTCCAAGACGGATACCTGTAATAATACCTGGAGTTGCTGCTGGCAAGACTACTTTCAGAAAGATAAAACTTTGGGAAGCTCCTAGTGATTTGGCAGAGTTAATTAAAAGTTTATCAACATTTTTAACTCCGTTAATTGTATTAAGCAACACTGGCCATAAGGAAGCCCAAAAAATAATGATTACTTTAGAAACTTCACCAATACCAAAAAACAAAATAAATACGGGAAATAAGGCAAATGCAGACATTTGACGAAAACTTTGAAAAATGGGGTCTGCAAAATACTCTAACTGTTTAAACCAGCCAAGAAAGATACCGAAACTAGTGCCAACTACAATTGCAAGAGTTAGACCCAGTAATGATCTTTGGATACTGCTTAAGAAATGTATCCAGAGTTTCCCCGAGATAAGAAGATCATAAAAAGATTTTGCAACTATAGACGGAGGGCTTAGAAACGTCTGATCAACCCACCCTAAACGAGGTGCAGCTTCCCAAAGAAGAAGCACTAAAAAAATCCCACTTCCTCTTCCTAAAATATGTCGAAATTTATTAACCAACTTTTTCATATTTTTGTCCTCTCTTTTTGTCCTCAGTTTCTCCTTCCAATAAAGATGCAGTTATCGTACGGATACTTGGATCCTGAGCTAATAAAACTTCATCTTTAAGTAATTCCCAAGCCTGATGCCGTATTTTCGCAAATGCATTGGAATTTCGTATTTCGCCAGTACGAGGCCGAGGCAAAGGAATTTCAATAATTTCTTTTATTTTACCAGGCCTTGCGGTCATTACTGCAACACGATCGGCAAGGAAAATGGCTTCATCAATACTATGTGTCACAAAAAGAACCGTCTTATTATTATTTTCCCAAATTCTAAGTAGTTCCAATTGCAATAACTCTCTCGTCTGCGCATCAAGTGCCGCAAAAGGTTCATCCATCAATAGCACTTCAGGTTGATAAGCTAGCGCCCTGGCAATAGCAACCCGTTGTTTCATTCCTCCCGATAATTCATGAGGATAACGGTTGCTGAATTGATCTAATCCAACAAGAGTTATATATTCTTTGGCTATTTTTTTTCTTTCACTTTTGCCAACGCCGCGGATTTCTAGACCTATCTCTATATTTTCTAGTACTGTCCGCCACGGAAATAAGGCATAGGCTTGAAATACATAACCTAAATTATTGCCTGAACCAACTACAGGCTGATCATCAACATAAATGTCCCCACTGGTTTGTTTATCTAAGCCTCCAAGAATGTTAAGAAATGTTGATTTTCCACAACCACTTGGCCCTAAGATCGCAAGGAACTCCCCTTTTTTCACTTCCAGTTGAAAATCATTCA
This window encodes:
- a CDS encoding ABC transporter permease, with the protein product MKKLVNKFRHILGRGSGIFLVLLLWEAAPRLGWVDQTFLSPPSIVAKSFYDLLISGKLWIHFLSSIQRSLLGLTLAIVVGTSFGIFLGWFKQLEYFADPIFQSFRQMSAFALFPVFILFFGIGEVSKVIIIFWASLWPVLLNTINGVKNVDKLLINSAKSLGASQSFIFLKVVLPAATPGIITGIRLGGSYSVLALVAAEMIGAESGLGFLVLYSQETFKIPDMFAAIIALAFVGLTFNYSLSFIEGRLTKWKGRSTENF
- a CDS encoding ABC transporter ATP-binding protein, which encodes MTKITAQNVTKVFNIENEEGKVDQLFVLNDFQLEVKKGEFLAILGPSGCGKSTFLNILGGLDKQTSGDIYVDDQPVVGSGNNLGYVFQAYALFPWRTVLENIEIGLEIRGVGKSERKKIAKEYITLVGLDQFSNRYPHELSGGMKQRVAIARALAYQPEVLLMDEPFAALDAQTRELLQLELLRIWENNNKTVLFVTHSIDEAIFLADRVAVMTARPGKIKEIIEIPLPRPRTGEIRNSNAFAKIRHQAWELLKDEVLLAQDPSIRTITASLLEGETEDKKRGQKYEKVG